In Urechidicola croceus, a single window of DNA contains:
- the fbaA gene encoding class II fructose-bisphosphate aldolase → MSYNIKPGVATGDDVQEIFKLAKAKKFALPAVNVIGSNTINAVLETAKELNAPVIIQFSNGGAQFNAGKGLSNDGQKAAIAGGIAGAKHIHIMAEAYGVPVILHTDHCAKKLLPWIDGLLDASEQHFAETGKPLYSSHMIDLSEEPIEENIEICKTYLARMSKMGMTLEIELGITGGEEDGVDNSDVDASKLYTQPEEVAYAYEELMKVSPRFTIAAAFGNVHGVYKPGNVKLTPKILLNSQTFISEKYNVPHNTIDFVFHGGSGSTVEEIREGIEYGVIKMNIDTDLQYGFATGIRDFFGKNAEYLKSQIGNPEGADLPNKKYYDPRNWLRQGELSFKARLKQAFEDLNNIDTL, encoded by the coding sequence ATGAGTTACAATATTAAACCTGGAGTTGCTACAGGAGATGACGTTCAAGAAATTTTCAAACTAGCAAAAGCGAAAAAATTTGCTTTACCAGCAGTAAACGTTATAGGTTCAAACACTATTAATGCAGTTTTAGAAACAGCTAAAGAATTAAATGCACCTGTAATTATACAGTTTTCAAATGGAGGAGCACAATTTAATGCTGGAAAAGGTTTATCAAATGATGGTCAAAAGGCAGCAATTGCTGGTGGTATAGCAGGAGCAAAACATATACACATTATGGCTGAAGCATATGGTGTGCCAGTAATTTTACATACTGATCACTGTGCTAAGAAATTATTACCTTGGATTGACGGACTTTTAGACGCAAGTGAACAACACTTTGCCGAAACAGGAAAGCCATTGTATAGTTCTCATATGATTGATTTATCTGAAGAACCAATCGAAGAAAATATTGAGATTTGTAAAACCTATTTAGCTCGTATGAGTAAAATGGGAATGACTTTAGAAATTGAATTAGGGATTACTGGTGGAGAAGAAGATGGTGTTGATAATTCTGACGTAGACGCTTCAAAATTGTACACACAACCTGAAGAAGTTGCTTATGCATATGAAGAATTAATGAAAGTAAGTCCACGTTTTACAATTGCAGCAGCATTTGGAAATGTACACGGAGTTTATAAACCAGGAAATGTAAAATTAACCCCAAAAATTTTATTAAATTCTCAAACATTTATTTCAGAAAAATACAATGTACCTCATAATACTATTGACTTTGTATTTCATGGTGGATCAGGTTCTACAGTTGAAGAAATTAGAGAAGGTATTGAATATGGAGTAATAAAAATGAATATTGATACAGATTTACAATATGGTTTTGCAACTGGAATCAGAGATTTCTTTGGTAAAAATGCTGAATATCTTAAATCTCAAATCGGAAACCCTGAAGGTGCTGATTTACCGAACAAGAAATATTACGATCCTCGTAATTGGTTACGTCAAGGTGAATTATCATTTAAAGCGCGTTTAAAACAAGCTTTCGAAGATTTAAATAATATTGATACGCTTTAA